From a single Helicovermis profundi genomic region:
- a CDS encoding response regulator transcription factor, giving the protein MIRVLIVDDQEIISRGLSMILSLENDIEVVGLAKNGSESIKLVKKHLPDIVLMDIRMPLLSGIEAIKIIKRDFKSVKIIILTTFSDDEYIYDGIKNGASGYLLKDTEPSEISKAIRIVYNGGATFEPNVALKLASEFSKVSSEIKDTTVLSDKIKNKDNLEEVFTSRELDIVKLITEGKNNSEIAKDLFISEGTVKNNITRILNKLELRDRTQLAIYALKRNLV; this is encoded by the coding sequence ATGATTAGAGTACTGATTGTAGATGACCAAGAAATAATTTCTAGAGGACTTAGCATGATACTTTCTCTTGAAAATGATATTGAAGTAGTAGGACTAGCAAAAAATGGATCAGAATCAATAAAGTTAGTAAAAAAACATCTGCCTGATATTGTATTAATGGATATTAGAATGCCACTTCTAAGTGGAATAGAGGCAATAAAAATAATTAAAAGAGACTTTAAATCTGTAAAAATAATAATTTTAACAACATTTAGTGATGATGAATACATATATGATGGAATAAAAAATGGAGCTAGTGGTTATTTACTTAAAGATACTGAGCCAAGTGAAATATCAAAGGCTATAAGAATTGTATATAATGGTGGTGCAACTTTTGAACCTAATGTTGCTTTAAAACTAGCAAGTGAGTTTTCTAAGGTATCAAGTGAAATTAAAGACACAACTGTTTTGAGTGATAAAATAAAAAACAAAGATAATTTAGAAGAAGTATTTACTTCAAGAGAACTTGATATTGTTAAATTAATTACTGAAGGAAAAAATAATAGTGAAATAGCAAAAGACCTATTTATTAGCGAAGGTACAGTTAAGAATAATATAACAAGGATATTAAATAAGCTAGAATTAAGAGATAGAACTCAGCTTGCTATTTATGCGCTTAAAAGGAACTTGGTTTAA